A DNA window from Malus domestica chromosome 12, GDT2T_hap1 contains the following coding sequences:
- the LOC103451312 gene encoding ankyrin repeat-containing protein BDA1-like isoform X2, which yields MEITRHDEDEVYEASRTGDVEYLNRLIEKDPEIPRRISLQTGKTGTPLHVSALLGHAEFTKSLCTKNPKLAERVDADGRTPLHLASAEGQKETVEALLSVYANACLRCDEKGRIPLHYAAMNGEVEVLQKLIDKNPESIYVKVENRSNETVLHLCIIHNQLKCLKLLVERLLVERDNRNDEFLNSKAGCDGGVTILRLALMLRQIKFATGMVMDKRERKSGSHVLCLEKNRE from the exons atggagaTCACAAGGCATGATGAAGATGAAGTATACGAGGCATCACGGACTGGGGATGTGGAATACTTAAACAGATTGATTGAAAAAGACCCAGAAATTCCAAGGAGAATATCCCTGCAGACCGGAAAAACCGGAACCCCCTTGCATGTTTCGGCTTTGCTCGGCCACGCTGAGTTTACCAAATCCCTTTGCACTAAAAATCCCAAACTTGCAGAGCGAGTGGACGCCGATGGACGCACGCCCCTGCATTTGGCTTCTGCTGAGGGCCAGAAGGAGACTGTCGAAGCTTTGTTATCAGTGTATGCTAATGCGTGCTTGCGTTGCGATGAAAAGGGAAGAATCCCTCTTCACTATGCAGCCATGAATGGAGAAGTTGAGGTGCTTCAGAAGTTGATTGATAAAAATCCTGAGTCCATTTATGTCAAAGTTGAAAACAGATCAAATGAAACAGTTTTGCACTTGTGTATTATACACAACCAGTTAAAGTGCTTGAAATTGTTGGTTGAAAGACTGTTGGTTGAAAGAGACAACAGAAATGATGAGTTCCTCAACTCAAAAGCTGGCTGTGATGGTGGTGTGACCATCCTGCGCTTAGCTTTGATGCTAAGGCAAATTAAG TTTGCAACTGGGATGGTGATGGATAAACGTGAAAGGAAATCAGGTTCGCATGTTCTATGTCTGGAGAAAAATAGAGAGTGA
- the LOC103451312 gene encoding ankyrin repeat-containing protein BDA1-like isoform X1: MEITRHDEDEVYEASRTGDVEYLNRLIEKDPEIPRRISLQTGKTGTPLHVSALLGHAEFTKSLCTKNPKLAERVDADGRTPLHLASAEGQKETVEALLSVYANACLRCDEKGRIPLHYAAMNGEVEVLQKLIDKNPESIYVKVENRSNETVLHLCIIHNQLKCLKLLVERLLVERDNRNDEFLNSKAGCDGGVTILRLALMLRQIKIIRYLLSVDAIRAEATGVNGMSQTMLDIIEYSSVAREDFSRSLEIPQILMDAGLIRRENNENDNPGRVKKKKKLHKRVASSENGSTPARRCWIKFMKCLRYPSNWVVETRGMLMVVATMISTMTFQAIVNPPGGVWETNNTNTTIYNRTICSEERTCIAGTAVLGSIWGEDFVAFVNYNTISFLASLSVTLLLVSGFPLHNRLCMWLLSMSMCITLTFMASTYLQVLLMIVPPPFDFSYSRVYANSSLSVYRYSVYVWYGLLAIVVVIHTIRFLIWVAKWLRRMYLRSKSCLKNTITTGSFSCNDPMRFEEIDSPEVV; encoded by the exons atggagaTCACAAGGCATGATGAAGATGAAGTATACGAGGCATCACGGACTGGGGATGTGGAATACTTAAACAGATTGATTGAAAAAGACCCAGAAATTCCAAGGAGAATATCCCTGCAGACCGGAAAAACCGGAACCCCCTTGCATGTTTCGGCTTTGCTCGGCCACGCTGAGTTTACCAAATCCCTTTGCACTAAAAATCCCAAACTTGCAGAGCGAGTGGACGCCGATGGACGCACGCCCCTGCATTTGGCTTCTGCTGAGGGCCAGAAGGAGACTGTCGAAGCTTTGTTATCAGTGTATGCTAATGCGTGCTTGCGTTGCGATGAAAAGGGAAGAATCCCTCTTCACTATGCAGCCATGAATGGAGAAGTTGAGGTGCTTCAGAAGTTGATTGATAAAAATCCTGAGTCCATTTATGTCAAAGTTGAAAACAGATCAAATGAAACAGTTTTGCACTTGTGTATTATACACAACCAGTTAAAGTGCTTGAAATTGTTGGTTGAAAGACTGTTGGTTGAAAGAGACAACAGAAATGATGAGTTCCTCAACTCAAAAGCTGGCTGTGATGGTGGTGTGACCATCCTGCGCTTAGCTTTGATGCTAAGGCAAATTAAG ATTATACGTTACCTGCTTTCCGTTGATGCTATAAGAGCAGAAGCAACTGGTGTGAATGGGATGTCTCAGACCATGTTAGATATCATAGAGTACAGCAGCGTTGCAAGAGAGGACTTTAGCAGAAGCTTAGAAATTCCACAGATTTTGATGGACGCAGGATTAATCAGAagagaaaataatgaaaatgataatCCAGGAAGggtaaagaagaaaaagaagcttcACAAACGAGTAGCATCATCGGAAAATGGATCAACGCCAGCAAGGAGGTGCTGGATAAAATTTATGAAATGCTTGAGATATCCGAGTAATTGGGTGGTCGAGACACGTGGCATGCTGATGGTTGTGGCTACGATGATCTCGACCATGACTTTTCAAGCCATAGTCAACCCACCAGGTGGTGTTTGGGAAACCAATAATACAAACACTACCATTTATAACAGAACAATTTGCAGTGAAGAGAGAACATGCATAGCTGGAACTGCAGTGTTAGGCTCCATTTGGGGAGAAGACTTCGTCGCTTTCGTAAATTACAATACCATCTCGTTCCTTGCTTCTTTGAGTGTCACCCTTTTGCTCGTTAGTGGATTTCCTCTCCACAATCGATTGTGCATGTGGCTCTTATCGATGTCCATGTGCATCACTCTCACATTCATGGCATCCACCTACCTACAAGTGCTGCTCATGATTGTCCCTCCTCCTTTCGATTTTTCATATTCAAGGGTTTACGCAAACTCAAGTTTAAGCGTTTACAGGTATTCCGTCTATGTTTGGTATGGGTTGCTGGCCATAGTCGTTGTAATACACACTATTCGGTTTCTTATTTGGGTGGCCAAGTGGTTGCGGCGCATGTACTTGAGGTCAAAATCATGTCTCAAGAACACGATCACTACTGGCTCCTTTTCATGTAACGATCCAATGCGTTTTGAAGAGATTGATTCGCCTGAGGTTGTGTAA